The region TTTGCCATATTTATGATACTAGAGGCGGTGTGAAAAGGATAAAAGATGGGGCTTCTCAGGATCAAATTCTCAACGAGACAAGGTTGCGGAATTTGCAGTTGCAGCTTATCAAAGATCTTCGTGAGGTTAGGCTATTTCTCATTGACATGATTTACTTTGCTCGCGATCCACCCTGATTTTCTTACTATCATATCATTTGTGAGCTAGTATACGTTCCTCTTATTACCTGGTCTTTCAAGAGATCAATATTTCACTTTGCATTAGAGTATTTCCTGCATCATCTGTTATCCTATAACTTTAAAACCAACTGCTTGAATCtgaaatttaactaaaataagCCATGTGATATATATGAAACTTCATGTTGCTTGTGAGTCTTTCCAACTTATATTATCTATTTGAATTTGGTTAACCTTACGTTTCCCTAGAACTGTGATCTTAGTGACACAATTTCCTAATACTGATTGTAGCTGGCTTTTTTAGATTAAAGGACCAAtcaactttttcttttgatgtaaTAAAACTGGGTTACCTCCTCTTTTTACTTGGTCAATGTGGTAAGCTGACTCAGAAGGGGGAATGCAGGATGAAAATGACCGCTATATAGGCTTTGAATGAGATCAAATGCAAGCTACCATGTTAGATTAGTTACATCTTTCCTCACCACATGCAAGAATTAAACTAGCTATGGTTGTAACAAGGATGAGCCGTTTCTAACTTTATCATTAGACCTTAAATTACCATAGGcttattcatgtttttgggaGAATTATAGTATGAAGGTATGTAGAATTGGATTGATCTCTTGCTTGGGTCTCAAGTGGCCATGCTATAAACTGGAGTTAGTTACTCATTTCTCTTTCCTGTTAAAGTTATATGCTTTGTAGTATGTTCAAGATTTGTAAAAACTTCTTCCATCTTTATTCATTAACTTTCAAGGGCGCACTTGACTATATTTATTGTATCTTAGATATGCAGCTTTGTCTTTTCTCAGGTACATACACCAAGAGTATGTGCACGACTGATCTGGGCTATTTCTGAACACTTCGATCTTGAAGGTTTAGATCCTCTTCTAGCTGATGACCCAGAGGACCCATTGAATATCATAATAGCAAACATGCACAAGGTATTGTTCAACAGTGATACCTCTGCAAATACTTCAAATAGGCTTCAAGATGTGCAAGCAGTACTTCTTTGTGCACAACGGTTAGGATCACGAAATGCCCGAGCAGGACAACTCCTGAGTAAAGAACTTGAAGAGTTTAGAGCCAGTGCATTATCTGATTCAGTTAACAAACATCAATCCCGCTATATTTTGCAGACAATCAAATACATTACGAATCACCCGGAGAGAAGGTTAGTGCCATATGCATGttaattgaaaaaacaaaaaacaaaataaggtTCATTGATTGGTtaccatgattttattttatttttgaatttgtgtagcctatattaatatatatatttgggcaaaaaaaaaaaaaaatgtagttcAACAACTTATGCGGACACAGTTTTACTCTTATTAAGTTGGTTTATGTGAATGCTGGTGTCCATCTTGTGGAAATCTCTGAAGTAGTAATGAGATCATAAGTGGATAGCTGGTCCATGCTTTATTTCTGTGCATAACCAATTATGAGAAACTAATCTTTCAAGAGGagcatttatattttatcaaatgaTTAATACTTTGCTGATGAAACAACAGATGGGCAGGTGTGGGTGAAACTACAGGAGACTACCCATTCAGCCATCACAAACTCACAGTCCAGTTTTTTGAGGCTTCTGCCGCGCAAGACAGAAAAGTGGAAGGATTAGTTCATAAGGCTATTCAAGAGCTTTGGAGACCTGATCCCAGTGAACTAACTCTGCTTCTAACAAAAGGCATTGACTCTACTCACCTAAAAGTGCCTCCGAAAGCATATACCTTGACGGGCAGCAGCGATCCTTGCTATATTGAAGCTTATCATTTGGCTGACTCAACTGATGGGAGAGTAACGCTGCATCTCAAGGTTATTCTTTGATCGTATGCTAAATGGGGTCATTCATTTTGTCTATCATGTGTTAAGTCATTTCTTTAAGGGTCATTTGCGTTTGTTAATTAGCctcaatatatttatttctgTGCTGATTAAGAATTTTAATGCAGGTTTTAAATTTGACTGAACTTGAGCTTAATAGGGTTGATATCCGTGTTGGTCTATCTGGTGCATTATATTTCATGGATGGATCTCCGCAAGCGATACGGCATTTGAGGAATATTGTCTCACAGGTTTTTTTCTGGCTTTATTAGCATGAACTACTGTTGTCATACCTTTGTATTTTGCGTTCTCTGATGCTGCCATTTTTCTGTGGATTAAAATGTGGTGCTTATTCTTTTAAATGGCAATATGATTACTTAAGCATTTAAGTTGAAGTTTTGTGCATGAAGCATGACATGTTTTACCTTACTTTTCTTCCTATATTATGGTAGTGTACCTCTGTTGCTTGCTTGTATTATCCTACATAATTGTTTGACATTTGTAAGCCTTCATAAATCATTCTGCTACCTGGTTGTCACTTTTATGCAGActgaaaatttattatcattctTTAAGCTAGGTGGTAAATGAATGTCATGAGAAGTTTTTCAGAAACGCTGTAATTCTTTTGTGTGACAAATGCCTCAATGATGCTTAACAGCCCAGCGTTTTCAGTTTTCTGTGTGGGCTTTGTTCCATGCCTTAAATTATTTGTAGACAGCCAACTTAGCGTTTATATTTGTGATGTGGTTAAAGGACAGGATGAAAAGCTTTTGGAAAATGTCGAACCTacttttgatgttttttgtCTTTCCTTTGTTGTAGCGTGCATAATATAAATCAACTTGATGATAGTATCTTTATTCTAATAAGGCAATGCCGGCATTACATTAGCATTTTATGATAACTGTACATTAACTGTACAATATCAAATCGCAGGATCCAGTGCTCTGCAGTGTGACTGTGGGTGTCTCACATTTCGAGAGGTGCGCCCTCTGGGTTCAAGTGTTGTACTATCCTTTCTATGGAAGTGGTGGTATGGGAGATTACGAAGGAGACTACGCAGAAGAAGATCCTCAAACCATGAGACAGAAGCGAACCCTAAAGCCCGAACTTTGGAAACCAGTGATTCTACGGTGCCAACCTTACAAGATTCCACTAACCGACCTTCTTCTTCCACACAAATGCTCTCCTGTTGAATATTTTCGCATGTGGCCCAGCTTACCAGCCATACTCGAGTATACAGGTGCATATACTTATGAAGGAAGTGGTTTCAAGGCAACTGCCGCACAGCAATATGATGCTTCACCTTTTCTTAGTGGGTTGAAATCACTCTCAACCAAACCATTCCATCAAGTTTGCTCTCATATAATTCATACAGTTGCAGGTTTCCAAGTAAGTGGCTTATGTTCATACATTAAATTACAAAGATCCACTCCCTTATTTGTATATCTAATGCTCTTTTGAAAAGAAGTTACAAAAAGGGTATTTCTTTGCCGCACTTGGCATTCACATGTCTTGCTTTCTGATCGGCAGTTGTGTTATGCCGCAAAAACATGGTATGGTGGCTTCCTGGGCATGATGATCTTTGGGGCCAGTGAAGTTAGTAGGAATGTTGATCTGGGTGATGAAACCACCACAATGTTGTGTAAATTTGTTGTCCGTGCCTCTGATGCATCGATTATCAAGGAAATAGGATCTGATCTGCAAGGCTGGTTAGATGACATCACTGACGGGGGCGTTGAATACATGCCGGAAGATGAAGTGAAGGTTGCTGCTGCAGAAAGACTAAGGATCTCAATGGAGAGAATAGCGATTCTTAAGGCGGCCCGACCACCTCCTCAACCTCCGAAAccagaggaagaagaggaaactGAAGATgggaagaaaaaggaagaagttgATGAAGAAGGTAAACCGAAAGGACCATCAACCTTATCAACCCTCACAGCAGAGGAGGCCGAACACCGGGCTCTTCAAGCAGCAGTGCTACAAGAATGGCATATGTTGTGCAAAGAGAAAGCCTTGAAAGTTAGCTAATGGTTGTTTTCCTCCATTCATTGTACTCCATTCTGTACTCTAGATTTTGGTTtgccttaaattttttttttcttttattattttggttattttgtTCATCAGCGAATTTAGTGTGTATGGGATGTATAGGATCACGGGAGTTGTTTTGAATCTATTGAGGAAGTTGCTACTGTTGTGGAACCTGTGCTGTTTGTTCTTTTGAAAGGTCATGTTAATGTATCAATCTGACAGTATCACaccaaattatgttttttaatttaaagcatTAGGCtttatgtaataataataaacaacattGAACGTACACcatgaataaaaatatcatttttgatattaaaaaatatatataggtaaAAGTAGTAGTGAGCCCACCCAAGTCTTCCAATGCAATCAAGATAAACAAATTTAACTGTGTCATcaggcaaaaataaaaaataaagcacaTTTGTACTACCCCTAATAAAGAGATGTTATTTAGCATGAGCCAAAAAGAAAAGCACTAAAACACTGAGGTTAAAATCTTATATAACTCTATACATGAACaagtttgattattttctttttgctgCCACACAAATGGCAAGAGCCGACATGCTGCAATCGAACACATCTTATGGCGTAAAAACCTCGGTTGCTTCGCTTGTTGCTCCTAACCTTTTTCCAAGCACAAAAAACACGTCAAAACCACGAAGATTTGTCACCGGGATTGAAGGGGGCCAGTGACTATGAATGCTATGCATGTGTCAAAAGTCCGGAACCTGGAGCAATATGCCTTCAGTCTGCCAAAAGAATGGGTGGTGGTTGCTTGTAATTAGAACCAATTGATCTGGCAGATGTTGTGACAAGCATATCTATTGAACCGTCCGAACCAAGGGCGGTAACAGAAGCATTTGATTGGCTGCTATCTCCTTGAATGGGTCTCACCCAGATCTTAATATGTCCCTCCCTGCAGATTGTTAGAACAGAGTCCTGAGTAAAGATCAAGCCAGCCAGAGGTTCTACGTGGGCACGGTGAGCAACTACAGGTGAAAGTTTTGGGACATCTCGCATGCTTGGGGCTGGTTGAAGGGTGCCGATAGGGACGATACTGTCCCAATGTGCTGAAGGACTTCCACTGCTAAGAGTAGGTGACCCACCAGATGGGTAGCAACGTAATGGGACAACAATTTCATCCATTACCAAGTCCCATAGAAGCAATTGGGTATCCTGCAAAAACATAATACAAGTAGTTCATCACTACATAACCTGGCCACAGACAGACTAGTGgtgttattttttcatataatagCCTCCTGGTGTGTGAATGACATGCAGGCAGAGTTTCAATATCAACGGAAAAGTGTATGAAGCACAACAGAGAGAACACACAAATATATCAATCAACagacaatcatatatatatatatatatattactcatCTGATAGGTCAAGCAGCAAAAGGTTTAAGCAAACTTTTATCATCAGAtgtaaattgataatttaatatataaggTACAGTTAATTGCAAAAATAGATATAACAACCACAGCAAAAGgacattaaataaatcaataaaagcaGAGATAGGATGCATTTAAAGTCCATCAATTACTTTTAGAATAACAACTCAACCCACAGGATGTGATCAGTAAGACGTCTCAAATACGCGATTCAAAATCTGTGTATTAATTCTCGGTCAACTGAGATCACATGTGCATCTGTGATTTATAAGTTTTAACTGATGAACAGTCAATGGTAAGTTACGCCATATGGTTATATTTAGATCATCAAAATTGTAGTAGCCTTGGTATAATAATTTACAGAATTATACTTTACCTGGCCAACTGAACCAAAGCGATACATCACATTTTCTCCGGTCCCATCTGAATTTGGCACAGACCAATAAGAATCGAAAGCCACTCCACTAACCTGGCCAGCATGATAGCATATACTTGAGATTCCTAATGTTAA is a window of Dioscorea cayenensis subsp. rotundata cultivar TDr96_F1 chromosome 5, TDr96_F1_v2_PseudoChromosome.rev07_lg8_w22 25.fasta, whole genome shotgun sequence DNA encoding:
- the LOC120261055 gene encoding protein TPLATE; this encodes MDILIAQIQADLRSSDALRQSGALLQALQQSAAGRDVSAVAKPACEEILASPASAVCKKLALDLIRSTRLPPDLWDTVCSAVRTDLDFPDPEVAAAAVSALSAVPSHRLPRLVSDAHKEISACLASPSDSLRHSATEALGCVLARDDLVLLCESNPGLLDRASAWWQRIADNMLDRSDSVSKIAFESIGRLFQEFESKRMSRLAGDKLIDSENSLAIRSKWVAAAVDFVWKSRNALMARSLILPIESFRVTVFPLVYATKAVASGAMEVFRKLSKSSNVETDSFWSAEKVVGVSDVVSHLLPFLSSLDPPLIFEVGINMLSLADVPGGKPEWASASIIAILTLWDRQEFSSARESIVRAVVTNLHLLDLHMQVSIFKRLLLMVRNLRAESDRMHALACICRTALCVDLFAKESVRRGQKPLPGTDIASLFEDLRIKDDLNSVANKSLFREELVASLVESCFQLSLPLPEQKNTGTESRVIGALAYGTGYGALNWTEPALEVVEVCKPCVMWNCDGRTYAIDCYLKLLVRLCHIYDTRGGVKRIKDGASQDQILNETRLRNLQLQLIKDLREVHTPRVCARLIWAISEHFDLEGLDPLLADDPEDPLNIIIANMHKVLFNSDTSANTSNRLQDVQAVLLCAQRLGSRNARAGQLLSKELEEFRASALSDSVNKHQSRYILQTIKYITNHPERRWAGVGETTGDYPFSHHKLTVQFFEASAAQDRKVEGLVHKAIQELWRPDPSELTLLLTKGIDSTHLKVPPKAYTLTGSSDPCYIEAYHLADSTDGRVTLHLKVLNLTELELNRVDIRVGLSGALYFMDGSPQAIRHLRNIVSQDPVLCSVTVGVSHFERCALWVQVLYYPFYGSGGMGDYEGDYAEEDPQTMRQKRTLKPELWKPVILRCQPYKIPLTDLLLPHKCSPVEYFRMWPSLPAILEYTGAYTYEGSGFKATAAQQYDASPFLSGLKSLSTKPFHQVCSHIIHTVAGFQLCYAAKTWYGGFLGMMIFGASEVSRNVDLGDETTTMLCKFVVRASDASIIKEIGSDLQGWLDDITDGGVEYMPEDEVKVAAAERLRISMERIAILKAARPPPQPPKPEEEEETEDGKKKEEVDEEGKPKGPSTLSTLTAEEAEHRALQAAVLQEWHMLCKEKALKVS